Proteins found in one Acidobacteriota bacterium genomic segment:
- a CDS encoding TonB-dependent receptor — protein sequence MLRTITAFVLSLALVSPALAQSTAINGTIEGTVSDDQGAVLPGVTITVSNLDTGDNRVVITNERGLYRAPLLSLGTYRVVAELQGFKKFEQTGVSLRAGQTAVIDVRLTVGAIAETVMVTADAPLIDLAKIEQGRTLSEEEIKTLPLTSRNPYNFALLQPGVVGFETNEFGVPRITANGALLRVNYQVDGSNNTQKDRAGLRQMPMSEVMIREVKVVTSGYAPEFGQTMGMVYNAITPSGTNTFKGQGSYRLQRQSMVEKPFFTAATAPKPPTDVNVYTFDLGGPVVKDKTHFFGGYEHTERDLSGLSVITISPANQALLGLNEPAYMPRGLNTEFAIGKIDHQINSANRLSVRYMFFDNFITANVGGGLVSVQRANDFADRQHSTAGQLISTIGSNMLNELRVQYATRAQSRVANAQSGTGPAINVTGVANFGGSVAATSDVGFGFTQNVMQVNNSTTLLRGNHAFKAGFDLQWVADTRQAGAAQLYTFPNAAAYLAAQSGVNRFGYTSFTQYFGLPGLEYNTAQYGLFIQDDWRVTPDLKVLYGVRYDLYGVPDGDPNAPILTSREFPTSTNNFAPRVGMAWSLGSDKKTVVRANTGIMYDQTLNAIYEQALANNGTNARASASFTPTQAGAPAFPQVLSAGAGATPNLAWTVDPDFKVARSWQNNVQIERGLGDHYSIGVGASYVTGYNLPVVTNINLINPTGTTSDGLPVFATAVNAGTRVDPRYNVINSVQSPGDSTYKNMTLQFTRRTYKGIGFDVAYTLGKSEDNAPITGQLSVQGDAGRTDVTNLDRDLGPNILDQRHTFVASIVAMPTFEMGGIGGAILNNNVFGLAIQMASGIPVNLRSNRELNNDGTASDRPSGVARNSLTLPSRKNVDFRYSRKVRISNAMAAEVIAEVKNLFNTEQVSSVNATVPTDLLGVPTGTLPTSGKDLTPTGGYEQRQFQLGFKFTF from the coding sequence ATGCTTCGCACCATCACCGCGTTCGTCCTGAGCCTGGCACTCGTGTCGCCGGCTCTCGCGCAGTCCACGGCCATTAACGGCACCATTGAAGGCACGGTCAGCGACGATCAAGGGGCCGTGTTGCCCGGCGTCACCATCACCGTGTCGAACCTCGACACCGGCGACAATCGCGTCGTCATCACCAACGAGCGCGGCTTGTATCGCGCGCCGCTGCTGTCGCTTGGCACCTACCGCGTCGTGGCCGAGCTGCAGGGGTTCAAGAAGTTCGAGCAGACCGGCGTGTCGCTGCGCGCCGGCCAGACCGCGGTGATTGACGTCCGCCTCACGGTGGGCGCGATCGCCGAAACCGTCATGGTGACGGCCGATGCGCCGCTGATTGACCTGGCCAAGATCGAGCAGGGCCGCACGCTGAGCGAGGAAGAAATCAAGACCTTGCCGCTGACCTCGCGCAACCCCTACAACTTCGCGCTGTTGCAGCCGGGCGTGGTGGGTTTTGAAACCAACGAATTCGGTGTGCCCCGCATCACGGCCAATGGCGCGCTGCTGCGCGTGAACTACCAGGTGGACGGCAGCAACAACACCCAGAAGGATCGCGCCGGCCTGCGGCAGATGCCGATGTCGGAAGTGATGATCCGCGAAGTGAAGGTCGTGACCAGCGGCTACGCGCCGGAGTTCGGCCAGACCATGGGCATGGTCTACAACGCGATCACGCCGTCGGGCACCAACACCTTCAAGGGCCAGGGTAGCTACCGCCTGCAGCGCCAGTCGATGGTCGAGAAGCCGTTTTTTACCGCCGCCACGGCGCCCAAGCCGCCGACCGACGTCAACGTGTACACGTTCGATCTGGGTGGACCGGTGGTCAAGGACAAGACGCACTTCTTTGGCGGCTACGAGCACACTGAGCGCGACCTTTCTGGCCTGAGCGTGATCACCATCTCGCCGGCCAACCAGGCGCTGCTCGGGCTCAACGAGCCGGCCTACATGCCGCGCGGCCTGAACACCGAGTTCGCGATTGGCAAGATCGATCACCAGATCAACTCGGCCAACCGCCTCTCGGTGCGCTACATGTTCTTCGACAACTTCATCACCGCCAACGTCGGCGGCGGCCTGGTGTCGGTGCAACGCGCCAACGACTTCGCCGATCGCCAGCACTCGACGGCCGGCCAGCTGATCTCGACCATCGGGTCGAACATGCTCAACGAGTTGCGCGTCCAGTATGCGACCCGCGCCCAGAGCCGCGTCGCCAACGCGCAGTCGGGCACCGGCCCGGCCATCAACGTGACCGGTGTCGCCAACTTCGGCGGCTCGGTGGCCGCCACCTCCGACGTCGGCTTCGGTTTCACGCAGAACGTGATGCAGGTCAATAACAGCACGACGTTGCTGCGTGGCAACCACGCCTTCAAGGCGGGCTTCGACCTGCAGTGGGTCGCCGATACTCGCCAGGCGGGCGCGGCCCAGCTCTACACCTTCCCGAACGCGGCTGCGTACCTCGCCGCCCAGAGCGGCGTGAACCGGTTCGGCTACACCAGCTTCACGCAGTACTTCGGTTTGCCCGGCCTCGAATACAACACGGCGCAGTACGGTCTCTTCATCCAGGACGACTGGCGCGTCACCCCGGACCTCAAGGTGCTCTACGGCGTGCGCTACGACCTCTACGGCGTGCCCGACGGGGATCCCAATGCGCCGATCCTGACCTCGCGCGAGTTCCCGACCTCGACCAACAACTTCGCGCCGCGCGTCGGCATGGCCTGGAGCCTTGGCAGCGACAAGAAGACCGTCGTCCGCGCCAACACCGGCATCATGTATGACCAGACGCTCAACGCCATCTACGAGCAGGCGCTGGCCAACAACGGCACGAACGCCCGCGCGTCGGCATCATTTACCCCGACCCAGGCGGGTGCCCCGGCGTTCCCGCAGGTGCTGAGCGCCGGCGCCGGCGCGACGCCCAACCTGGCGTGGACCGTGGACCCCGACTTCAAGGTCGCCCGCTCGTGGCAGAACAACGTGCAGATCGAACGGGGCCTCGGCGATCACTACTCGATCGGCGTCGGTGCGTCCTACGTGACCGGCTACAACCTGCCGGTGGTCACCAACATCAACCTGATCAACCCGACCGGCACCACCTCGGACGGCCTGCCGGTGTTCGCCACCGCCGTCAACGCCGGCACTCGTGTCGATCCCCGCTACAACGTGATCAACAGCGTGCAGTCGCCCGGCGACTCGACCTACAAGAACATGACGCTGCAGTTCACCCGCCGCACTTACAAGGGCATTGGCTTCGATGTGGCCTACACGCTGGGCAAGAGCGAAGACAACGCGCCGATCACCGGCCAGCTGTCGGTGCAGGGCGACGCCGGCCGCACCGACGTGACCAACCTCGATCGCGACTTGGGGCCCAACATCCTCGACCAGCGCCACACCTTCGTGGCCAGCATTGTCGCGATGCCGACGTTCGAGATGGGCGGCATTGGCGGCGCCATCCTGAACAACAACGTGTTCGGCCTGGCGATCCAGATGGCAAGCGGCATCCCGGTGAATTTGCGCAGCAACCGCGAATTGAACAACGACGGCACGGCGAGCGATCGGCCCTCGGGCGTTGCCCGCAACTCGCTGACCTTGCCCTCGCGCAAGAACGTCGACTTCCGCTACTCGCGCAAGGTCCGCATCAGCAACGCGATGGCGGCGGAAGTGATTGCCGAAGTGAAGAACCTGTTCAACACTGAGCAGGTGTCGAGCGTCAACGCGACGGTTCCGACCGACTTGCTCGGCGTGCCAACCGGCACCCTGCCGACGTCGGGCAAGGATCTGACGCCGACCGGTGGCTACGAACAGCGCCAATTCCAGCTCGGGTTCAAGTTCACGTTCTAG
- a CDS encoding FAD-binding oxidoreductase: MPSTRYGISPWLDAVLVKKRPEFPAFRGVITHPVVVIGGGMAGAMVAQACAAAGMKVILLEAGRVGQGGSGRATGLISSEASGSYSALEARAGKRASRALFEHTEKAPRELAAAVKRLGIKAGLELRDAIRVLPQGASDKPLQRELAARKQAGLTAAWMSPAMVLRQTALMSAGAVKLPDWGFVDPYKLTLGFLSAAIKKGVKVYERSRITRITFNRKNATAFLDGGAITTENLIICIGEPTSLFKPLKRHLKHEDRYAVLTEPLPAAVRAELGQQAALLTDTEAPPHQLWFTADHRALFTGADQKRPADRLRTQTLVQRTGQLMYELTRLYPAISGARPSHGWDVPLAHPVDDVLYAGAHRNFPHQQFAFGTSHDPARAFLASRIILRAVQGKPDKEDVHFSFARNL; encoded by the coding sequence GTGCCCTCAACTCGCTATGGCATCTCCCCGTGGCTGGATGCCGTTCTCGTAAAGAAGCGGCCCGAGTTTCCGGCGTTTCGCGGCGTCATCACTCATCCGGTCGTGGTCATCGGCGGCGGCATGGCTGGAGCCATGGTGGCCCAGGCGTGCGCCGCGGCTGGCATGAAGGTGATCCTGCTCGAAGCCGGACGCGTCGGCCAGGGCGGCAGCGGCCGGGCCACGGGACTGATTTCGAGCGAAGCCAGCGGATCGTATAGCGCCCTCGAAGCGCGGGCGGGCAAGCGGGCGTCGCGAGCCCTGTTCGAACATACGGAGAAGGCACCGCGCGAGCTGGCGGCCGCCGTCAAGCGCCTGGGCATCAAGGCAGGCCTCGAGTTGCGAGACGCCATTCGCGTGCTGCCGCAGGGCGCGTCCGACAAGCCGCTGCAGCGCGAGCTGGCCGCGCGCAAGCAAGCGGGGCTGACCGCCGCCTGGATGTCGCCCGCCATGGTGCTGCGCCAGACGGCGCTGATGTCGGCCGGCGCCGTCAAGCTGCCCGACTGGGGATTTGTCGATCCCTACAAGCTCACGCTCGGCTTCTTGTCGGCTGCGATCAAGAAGGGCGTCAAGGTCTACGAACGGTCGCGCATCACCAGGATCACCTTCAATCGCAAGAACGCGACGGCCTTTCTCGATGGCGGCGCCATCACGACCGAAAACCTGATCATCTGCATCGGCGAGCCGACCAGCCTGTTCAAGCCGCTCAAGCGCCACTTGAAGCACGAGGACCGCTATGCCGTGCTGACCGAGCCACTGCCGGCCGCCGTACGCGCCGAACTGGGGCAGCAGGCCGCGCTCCTGACCGACACCGAGGCGCCGCCACACCAGCTGTGGTTTACCGCCGACCATCGGGCGCTCTTCACCGGCGCCGACCAGAAGCGGCCAGCCGATCGCCTGCGCACCCAGACGCTCGTCCAGCGCACCGGCCAGCTGATGTACGAACTGACACGCCTCTACCCGGCGATTTCGGGAGCGAGACCCTCGCATGGCTGGGACGTGCCGTTGGCCCACCCCGTGGACGACGTGCTGTATGCGGGGGCGCACCGGAACTTTCCGCACCAGCAGTTCGCCTTCGGCACCTCGCACGATCCGGCCCGCGCATTCCTGGCCAGCCGCATCATCCTACGGGCGGTGCAGGGAAAGCCCGATAAGGAGGACGTGCACTTTTCGTTCGCCCGAAATCTCTAG
- the ada gene encoding bifunctional DNA-binding transcriptional regulator/O6-methylguanine-DNA methyltransferase Ada has protein sequence MPIVPTAPAGGLDPRWKPLAARDVRADGSFVYGVTSTGIYCRPSCPSRRPRADRVRFFDTTADARQAGFRACKRCRPDTIGLMQPGVEAVRRASAYLASHADQQVTLGQLARVAAMSPHHLQRRFKAMVGLSPREFQAAVRAGKLRASLRDGRDVTTAIYEAGYGSPSRVYEAAPTGKGMTPSRYRRGGAGLVVGYSTVSGPLGHVLVAATADGVCAVKLGDSESALVRDLRREYPAADIRANLQPRTDWVKAIVQHLRGTQPSLDLPIDVQATAFQWKVWRALQRIPYGETRAYSEVATAIGQPKAARAVARACATNPVCLVVPCHRVVPATSGTGGYRWGAQRKARLLAAESKRAKRG, from the coding sequence ATGCCAATAGTGCCAACGGCGCCAGCTGGCGGACTCGACCCGAGATGGAAACCGCTGGCCGCGCGCGACGTCAGGGCCGACGGCAGCTTCGTCTACGGCGTCACTTCCACAGGGATCTACTGCCGACCGAGCTGCCCGAGCCGTCGGCCCCGCGCGGACCGGGTGCGGTTTTTCGATACGACCGCCGACGCGCGCCAGGCCGGGTTCCGCGCCTGCAAGCGCTGTCGGCCCGATACCATCGGACTGATGCAGCCGGGCGTCGAGGCAGTGCGCCGCGCATCCGCGTACCTCGCATCGCACGCCGATCAGCAAGTGACCCTGGGGCAGCTCGCGCGGGTCGCGGCCATGAGTCCCCATCACTTGCAGCGCCGCTTCAAGGCGATGGTCGGCCTGTCGCCGCGCGAGTTCCAGGCGGCGGTGCGGGCCGGCAAGCTGCGCGCGAGCCTGCGCGATGGCCGCGATGTGACCACCGCCATCTACGAAGCCGGTTACGGTTCGCCCAGCCGCGTGTACGAGGCCGCGCCCACCGGCAAGGGCATGACGCCCTCACGCTATCGCCGTGGCGGCGCCGGCCTGGTCGTCGGCTACTCGACGGTGTCCGGTCCGCTCGGCCACGTGCTGGTGGCGGCCACGGCGGATGGCGTGTGCGCGGTCAAGCTCGGTGATTCGGAGTCTGCCCTGGTTCGCGACTTGAGGCGCGAGTACCCAGCCGCCGACATTCGCGCGAACCTGCAGCCCCGCACGGACTGGGTGAAGGCCATCGTTCAGCACCTGCGCGGCACGCAACCGTCGCTCGACCTGCCCATCGACGTGCAGGCCACGGCCTTCCAGTGGAAGGTCTGGCGGGCCTTGCAGCGGATCCCGTACGGCGAGACGCGCGCCTATTCGGAGGTGGCCACGGCGATCGGCCAACCCAAGGCGGCCAGGGCGGTGGCCCGCGCCTGCGCCACCAATCCCGTCTGCCTCGTCGTGCCATGCCACCGCGTCGTCCCCGCGACCAGTGGTACGGGCGGGTATCGTTGGGGAGCCCAGCGCAAAGCCAGGCTGCTCGCGGCCGAGAGCAAGCGCGCGAAACGGGGGTGA
- a CDS encoding NAD-dependent epimerase/dehydratase family protein, producing MRAVVIGGTQFMGREIVRRLVANGHDVSVLHRRDQHDLGPEVQNLQADRADLARVSDLLTRGRFEAVFDLAYDWQHGTTADQVEAAARACGDQLQRYIFMSSVAAYGPGLDHREADPLVPDDVPNPYAQHKASAERRLFGLHAQSGFPVTTIRPVFVHGPGQPFYREQFFWDRLLDGRPIVLPDAGLAATQWVFVADVAEACVRAMARPEAAGQAFNLGHVEPMTQRTFVESLARVAGREPELVSVPRAAIASAGGQLVGGNLYFGEFLDLPPHTVNVDKARQLLGIVPTPMERALQLGFEWYTPQPRRPSDYAFEDRLLSAV from the coding sequence ATGAGAGCGGTCGTCATTGGCGGGACACAGTTCATGGGGCGCGAGATCGTCCGGCGCCTGGTCGCGAACGGGCACGACGTCTCGGTGCTGCACCGGCGCGATCAGCACGATCTCGGGCCGGAGGTTCAAAACCTGCAAGCCGATCGCGCCGATCTGGCCAGGGTGTCAGACCTGCTGACCCGCGGGCGCTTCGAGGCGGTATTCGACCTGGCGTACGACTGGCAGCATGGCACGACCGCCGATCAGGTCGAGGCCGCGGCGCGAGCGTGCGGCGATCAACTTCAGCGCTACATCTTCATGTCGAGCGTGGCTGCCTATGGCCCCGGGCTCGATCATCGCGAGGCTGACCCACTGGTGCCGGACGATGTGCCGAATCCGTATGCGCAGCACAAGGCGTCGGCCGAACGCCGGCTGTTCGGCTTGCACGCCCAGTCGGGGTTCCCAGTGACGACCATTCGACCCGTTTTCGTTCACGGACCTGGCCAGCCGTTCTATCGCGAGCAGTTCTTCTGGGATCGCCTGCTCGACGGGCGTCCGATCGTCCTTCCCGATGCCGGGTTGGCGGCCACGCAGTGGGTGTTCGTGGCCGACGTCGCCGAAGCGTGCGTGCGTGCCATGGCACGGCCCGAGGCCGCCGGGCAGGCCTTCAACCTTGGCCATGTCGAGCCGATGACCCAGCGCACTTTCGTCGAGTCGTTGGCGCGGGTGGCCGGGCGCGAGCCCGAACTGGTGAGCGTGCCGAGGGCCGCGATAGCGTCGGCGGGAGGACAACTGGTGGGCGGGAACCTGTATTTTGGCGAGTTCCTCGATCTGCCCCCGCACACCGTGAACGTCGACAAAGCCCGTCAACTGCTGGGCATCGTCCCGACGCCAATGGAGAGGGCATTGCAGTTGGGCTTTGAGTGGTACACCCCACAGCCGCGGCGGCCGTCGGACTACGCCTTCGAAGACCGCCTGCTCAGCGCGGTGTGA
- a CDS encoding penicillin acylase family protein: MRRLLRLLIATLILFVLLVVAGGIYARARMRASLPMVSGEAAIAGLDAPVRIDRDSLGVPTIVGDSREDVARALGFVHAQDRFFQMDLQRRQPAGELSALVGRRALAVDQESRRHRLRDVAGRAFEGTEPAYRAVLEAYAAGVNAGLQALGAAPPEYLVLRATPEPWRPEDTILTVLAMFNTLQGRQAQFEQTIGAMRDALPEPLYRFLSAVGSEWDAPVDGGPLPRPPVPGPDVFDLRKTHARATPQRVNPNADEDAILGSNNWAVDGTHTASGAALVANDMHLSIGVPILWYRASMAFPDSRGAPHRVTGLTLPGLPSLVVGSNGHVAWGFTNTGGDWSDLVRIEPDPRDAGKYLTPDGPKPFDVFQETIAVKGGDAVTVAVRWTMWGPIVWTDARGREYAQHWVAHDPTLLSSNILAPERAHTVDELLAAIAGLGMPNQNVTMGDDTGRIAWTIGGAIPKRVGLDGVTPESWADGTRRWDGYLAATDFPRIVDPPAGRIWTANAPVVDGERLAVLGEGGYADGIRARLIRDRLLTLGKATPIDMLSIQLEDKALYLERWRTLVLKLLARQTTGPRAEFKRLVEATWTGRASRDSAAYRLVRHFRTVFVREVMTTLTAPATAIDPAFDYSRSLRGEGPVWQLVSERPAHLLAPKYPSWEDWMLASVDVAIAELTSEGARLADRTWGEANRAQFVHPLASGIPLFGRYLNMPGDPLPGDLYTPRAQSPRTGPSQRMVVSPGREHEGILHIPTGQSGHPLSPHYGDQYRAWLNGEASPFLPGPAVSTVMLTPLR, encoded by the coding sequence GTGCGACGACTGCTTCGCCTCCTGATCGCGACGCTGATCCTGTTCGTCCTCCTGGTGGTCGCCGGCGGCATCTACGCGCGGGCGCGGATGCGGGCCAGCCTGCCCATGGTCAGCGGCGAAGCGGCCATTGCCGGGCTGGATGCTCCCGTCCGCATCGACCGCGACTCGCTCGGCGTCCCCACCATCGTCGGCGACTCACGAGAGGATGTGGCCCGCGCGCTCGGCTTCGTCCACGCCCAGGATCGCTTCTTCCAGATGGATTTGCAGCGCCGCCAGCCGGCCGGCGAGCTGTCGGCGCTCGTCGGGCGGCGCGCCCTTGCCGTTGATCAGGAGTCGCGGCGTCACCGGCTGCGCGACGTCGCCGGTCGCGCGTTCGAGGGCACGGAGCCGGCGTATCGCGCGGTGCTCGAGGCCTACGCCGCAGGTGTCAACGCCGGGCTGCAGGCACTCGGTGCGGCGCCACCCGAGTACCTGGTGCTGCGCGCGACGCCGGAACCGTGGCGGCCCGAAGACACCATTCTCACCGTGCTGGCCATGTTCAACACGCTGCAGGGACGGCAGGCGCAGTTCGAGCAGACCATCGGCGCCATGCGCGATGCGCTGCCTGAACCGCTGTATCGCTTTCTCTCGGCCGTCGGGTCGGAGTGGGACGCGCCCGTGGACGGCGGACCCTTGCCGCGGCCGCCGGTTCCCGGACCCGATGTCTTTGACCTTCGCAAGACCCACGCGCGGGCCACGCCACAACGAGTCAACCCCAATGCCGATGAGGACGCGATCCTCGGCAGCAACAACTGGGCGGTTGATGGCACGCACACGGCATCGGGCGCGGCGCTGGTCGCCAACGACATGCACCTGTCGATCGGCGTGCCGATCCTCTGGTATCGCGCGTCGATGGCGTTTCCCGATTCCCGCGGCGCGCCGCACAGGGTCACCGGCCTTACGCTGCCCGGACTGCCGAGCCTGGTCGTCGGCAGCAACGGCCACGTCGCCTGGGGCTTTACGAATACCGGCGGCGACTGGAGCGACCTGGTTCGCATTGAACCGGATCCGCGCGATGCCGGCAAGTACCTCACCCCCGATGGCCCGAAGCCCTTCGACGTGTTCCAGGAAACCATTGCGGTCAAGGGCGGTGACGCGGTCACGGTTGCCGTGCGCTGGACGATGTGGGGGCCGATTGTCTGGACCGACGCGCGCGGTCGCGAGTACGCGCAGCACTGGGTGGCGCACGACCCAACGCTGCTCTCATCCAACATCCTGGCGCCCGAGCGCGCACACACGGTTGACGAGTTGCTGGCCGCGATCGCCGGCCTCGGCATGCCCAACCAGAACGTGACGATGGGCGACGACACCGGTCGCATCGCGTGGACGATCGGCGGCGCCATTCCCAAGCGGGTCGGGCTCGACGGGGTGACGCCGGAATCGTGGGCCGACGGCACTCGCCGCTGGGACGGCTACCTCGCCGCCACCGACTTCCCCCGCATTGTCGATCCGCCGGCCGGCCGCATCTGGACGGCGAACGCGCCGGTTGTCGATGGCGAGCGGCTGGCGGTGCTCGGCGAGGGCGGCTACGCCGACGGCATTCGCGCCCGGTTGATTCGCGATCGCCTGCTGACGCTCGGCAAGGCCACGCCCATCGACATGCTCTCGATCCAACTCGAAGACAAGGCGCTTTATCTCGAGCGCTGGCGGACGCTGGTGCTGAAGCTGCTCGCGCGGCAGACCACGGGACCGCGCGCCGAGTTCAAGCGGCTGGTCGAAGCGACCTGGACCGGCCGCGCCTCGCGAGATTCGGCCGCGTATCGGCTGGTGCGCCACTTCCGCACCGTGTTCGTGCGCGAAGTGATGACCACGTTGACCGCGCCCGCCACCGCAATCGATCCGGCCTTCGACTACTCGCGCTCGTTGCGGGGCGAGGGGCCGGTGTGGCAGCTCGTCAGCGAACGGCCGGCGCACCTGCTGGCGCCGAAGTACCCGTCGTGGGAGGACTGGATGCTCGCGTCGGTGGACGTCGCGATTGCCGAGCTGACGTCCGAGGGCGCACGCCTCGCCGACCGCACCTGGGGCGAGGCCAATCGCGCGCAGTTCGTACATCCGCTGGCCTCGGGCATTCCCTTGTTCGGGCGCTACCTGAACATGCCGGGCGATCCGCTGCCGGGCGATCTTTACACGCCGCGCGCGCAGTCGCCGCGCACCGGGCCGTCGCAGCGCATGGTGGTCTCACCCGGCCGCGAGCACGAGGGCATTTTGCACATTCCCACCGGCCAAAGCGGGCATCCGTTGTCGCCCCACTACGGGGATCAGTATCGCGCGTGGCTGAACGGCGAGGCCTCGCCGTTTCTGCCCGGCCCGGCCGTGTCGACCGTGATGCTGACGCCACTGAGATAG
- a CDS encoding Gfo/Idh/MocA family oxidoreductase has protein sequence MSDLNRRDFLKLSGAAAASAVSLNAEGPPKGGHHIDGDGGRHIDEGGRHMADEQAREGLLAAPPIELVRIGMVGIGLQGGSHLENFLKIPGCRITAVCDVRDERTTWASKAIVAAGHPQPAVYAKGPRDFERLCETEELDLVFTATPWEWHVPVMLAAMKAGKHAATEVPAAMTVDDCWALVESAEKHKRHAVMMENCNYDRPEMMVLNMVRQGVLGEVVHAEGGYLHDLRAIKFENKDEGLWRRAWSRKLDGNLYPTHGLGPVANCLDINRGDRFDYLVSMSGPSRGLQDWAREHFPEGAPERRERFAMGDVNTSLIKTARGRTIMVQHCTNLPRPYSRIHMVQGTKGMFQGYPNRVYIEGRGKPHQWVEAAAIRSEFDHPLWKAVEARAAGAGHGGMDFIEDHRLIHCLRNGLTTDMNVYDAAALSAVVGLSVASTARRSRAVDFPDFTRGRWRSNPRLVISAD, from the coding sequence ATGAGCGACCTGAATCGGCGCGATTTTCTGAAGCTGAGCGGAGCGGCGGCAGCAAGTGCCGTCTCGCTCAACGCGGAAGGTCCGCCTAAAGGCGGACACCACATTGACGGTGACGGCGGACGCCACATTGACGAGGGCGGACGCCACATGGCTGATGAGCAGGCACGCGAGGGCCTGCTGGCGGCGCCGCCGATCGAGCTCGTGCGCATCGGGATGGTCGGCATTGGCCTGCAGGGCGGCAGCCACCTCGAGAACTTCCTGAAGATTCCCGGCTGCCGCATCACCGCAGTCTGCGACGTTCGTGACGAGCGCACCACGTGGGCGAGCAAAGCGATCGTCGCCGCGGGCCATCCGCAGCCGGCGGTCTATGCGAAGGGCCCCCGGGATTTCGAGCGTCTGTGCGAAACCGAAGAGCTCGATCTCGTTTTCACGGCCACGCCGTGGGAGTGGCACGTGCCGGTGATGCTGGCGGCCATGAAGGCCGGCAAGCACGCCGCGACGGAAGTGCCGGCGGCCATGACGGTGGACGACTGCTGGGCGCTCGTCGAATCGGCCGAGAAGCACAAGCGCCACGCCGTAATGATGGAGAACTGCAACTACGACCGGCCCGAGATGATGGTGCTGAACATGGTCCGGCAGGGCGTGCTGGGCGAGGTGGTACACGCCGAGGGCGGCTACCTGCACGACCTGCGGGCGATCAAGTTCGAGAACAAGGACGAAGGGCTGTGGCGGCGCGCCTGGTCGCGCAAGCTGGATGGCAACCTCTATCCGACGCACGGCCTGGGCCCGGTCGCCAACTGCCTCGACATCAACCGCGGCGATCGCTTCGACTACCTGGTGTCGATGAGCGGACCGTCGCGCGGTCTCCAGGACTGGGCCCGCGAGCACTTTCCGGAGGGCGCGCCCGAGCGCCGCGAACGGTTTGCGATGGGCGACGTCAACACCAGCCTGATCAAGACCGCGCGCGGCCGGACCATCATGGTGCAGCACTGCACCAACCTGCCGCGGCCGTACTCGCGCATCCACATGGTGCAGGGCACCAAGGGCATGTTCCAGGGTTACCCGAACCGCGTCTACATCGAAGGACGCGGCAAGCCGCACCAGTGGGTCGAGGCCGCGGCCATCCGCAGCGAATTCGACCATCCACTGTGGAAGGCGGTCGAAGCCCGCGCCGCCGGCGCCGGTCACGGCGGCATGGACTTCATCGAGGACCATCGCCTCATTCACTGTTTGAGGAACGGCCTCACCACCGACATGAACGTCTACGACGCCGCGGCGCTGAGCGCCGTGGTCGGCTTGAGCGTGGCCTCGACGGCCCGCCGCAGCCGCGCGGTGGACTTCCCCGACTTCACGCGCGGCCGCTGGCGGAGCAATCCGCGGCTCGTGATCTCCGCGGACTGA